The following coding sequences are from one Kosakonia sp. H02 window:
- a CDS encoding MFS transporter, protein MQEAVQPCQAPSFTGRIALLAALTFLIQASDTSLLYLSLPTIAQALHLPLRALDGLALSYLVAVVLTTPISPWLMTRYGEQRVYQLALGLFMLAVLGCARADSLPALCLWRLVQGSGGALMLASARVLLLKTVPDDEQTRQLNRVTAIGLLGTLLGPVCGGIGLTLMPWRGLFLLPLPLCMLCLLASRRCAVSVITDTPRFDIAGYLVVAPALLLCLAVVTPVGQILLSPIGLLPACITLGVLATLSVWRRLKHPMDGLFDSAVLAHPAYRISLLGNALVRICFSSTPLLLSLRVQTSATPATASMVLLAFAGGALSVRFFLSQALERLGYRRLLITGCVLCAVLLVAMSAPDVPQTSWWVLSLAFGLGLTSSAIYCSLNTLAFSTMSDNSYGAGNSLLTLVQLISMMLGITISFAFLAHRAVAWPEPVTESYGALFRLMGYGLLLSAALFSRLSKAQGIRRAATG, encoded by the coding sequence ATGCAAGAGGCAGTACAACCATGCCAGGCACCATCATTTACAGGACGCATCGCGTTACTGGCTGCCCTCACTTTTTTGATTCAGGCCAGCGATACTTCCCTGCTCTATTTATCCCTGCCCACTATTGCCCAGGCATTACACCTCCCGTTACGTGCGTTGGATGGCCTGGCGCTGAGCTATTTAGTCGCCGTGGTATTAACCACACCGATTAGCCCCTGGCTGATGACACGTTATGGCGAACAGCGGGTTTATCAGCTTGCGCTGGGCCTGTTTATGCTGGCAGTGCTGGGTTGCGCGCGTGCGGATAGCCTGCCAGCCCTCTGCCTTTGGCGGCTGGTACAAGGGAGCGGTGGCGCACTGATGCTGGCTTCGGCTCGCGTGCTGTTACTGAAAACCGTGCCCGATGATGAACAGACCCGCCAGTTGAACCGCGTCACCGCCATCGGTTTGCTGGGGACGCTACTGGGGCCAGTATGCGGTGGGATTGGTCTGACGCTGATGCCCTGGCGCGGCCTGTTTCTGTTGCCCTTGCCGCTCTGTATGCTCTGTTTACTGGCCAGCCGGCGTTGTGCTGTCAGCGTCATTACCGACACACCGCGTTTCGATATCGCGGGCTATTTGGTGGTCGCACCCGCGCTGTTGCTCTGTCTCGCCGTGGTCACACCCGTGGGGCAAATACTGCTGTCGCCGATCGGCCTGCTTCCCGCCTGCATCACCCTTGGCGTGCTGGCGACCTTGTCTGTCTGGCGGCGACTAAAACACCCGATGGACGGGCTGTTCGATTCCGCTGTGCTGGCGCACCCCGCTTATCGCATCAGCTTATTGGGTAACGCGCTGGTGAGGATCTGTTTCTCCTCTACGCCGCTGCTGCTATCCCTGCGAGTACAAACCTCTGCTACACCCGCCACCGCATCGATGGTGTTGCTGGCCTTTGCCGGTGGCGCGTTGAGCGTGCGTTTTTTTCTCAGCCAGGCGCTGGAGCGGCTTGGCTATCGGCGGCTGCTGATCACTGGCTGTGTTCTCTGCGCGGTACTGCTGGTAGCCATGTCTGCCCCCGACGTGCCACAAACGTCGTGGTGGGTGCTGAGTCTGGCCTTCGGCCTTGGACTAACCAGTTCCGCCATTTATTGCAGCCTGAACACGCTGGCATTTTCCACCATGAGCGATAACAGCTACGGCGCGGGCAACAGCCTGCTGACGCTGGTACAGCTGATATCCATGATGCTTGGCATCACCATCAGTTTTGCTTTCCTCGCGCATCGCGCCGTGGCGTGGCCGGAACCGGTCACCGAGAGCTATGGCGCGTTGTTTCGGTTGATGGGCTACGGCTTGTTGCTGAGCGCAGCCTTGTTTAGTCGGTTGAGTAAAGCGCAAGGGATCCGTCGTGCGGCTACCGGCTGA
- a CDS encoding FAD-dependent oxidoreductase, with product MKTKNVIQQWRPGVFGACLGLALLTAASMAWADIVPGEYSASAQGKESPVNVTLSVDKDGKITQLTVDASHETPELGGVAGKEVGQAILEQQSLNVDGMTGATETSNAVKKAAEAALKQSGADPQAYRQGKVKTAGADQTVTTDVVVVGGGASGTAAALAAAEAGAKVLVVEKAPTVGGAGKIASGLFAVGSSLERQKKFTFTADELFHRLVDYNHYLTNGPLTRTVVDKSASTVDWLMKYGVELYLSDQNTQQAHNADPIKWRIYHHYKDSAAAFANMYKHLEEMGGQLMTRTTGKALLKDEKGNVVGLIAEKADGGTLTVHAKAVIVATGGYGANMKMLTSNMLTTNISSLAWANQGEGVKMAWDAGAAKWETQSALLHATKLVGVDPTQATGFNDSLLIRILKTPLLWLDRSGERFVDESLVYDTALWANAAYSVGGNYLIVVDTPTLQAFSKGKLPFEISGAGAPNPVGTGDFVALAEQGVKNGTIYKGATLDELAASSGMQAERLKASVAHYNAAVKAKKDREFGKKPAFLAFGVANGPYYALSSEVVSLSSTGGVRVNERLEATDQNMQAIPGLYVVGNNAGGFFGSPAYPPYQGLALGFAYNSGRIAGEHAAQFIKQP from the coding sequence ATGAAAACTAAAAATGTAATACAGCAATGGCGACCTGGCGTGTTTGGCGCTTGTCTGGGGCTAGCGTTGCTGACCGCCGCCAGTATGGCGTGGGCAGACATCGTGCCGGGTGAATACAGCGCATCAGCACAGGGGAAAGAGAGCCCGGTCAACGTCACGCTCAGCGTGGATAAAGACGGCAAAATCACACAACTGACGGTGGATGCCTCACATGAAACGCCGGAATTAGGGGGTGTCGCAGGCAAAGAAGTCGGCCAGGCGATCCTCGAACAGCAGAGCCTGAATGTGGATGGCATGACCGGCGCAACCGAAACCAGCAACGCCGTGAAAAAAGCCGCCGAAGCGGCGCTGAAGCAGTCCGGCGCAGACCCGCAAGCGTACCGTCAGGGAAAAGTGAAAACCGCAGGTGCGGATCAAACCGTCACCACCGATGTCGTGGTGGTGGGGGGAGGCGCATCCGGTACTGCCGCCGCGCTGGCGGCTGCCGAAGCTGGCGCGAAAGTGCTGGTGGTCGAGAAAGCGCCGACAGTGGGCGGTGCCGGTAAGATTGCCAGCGGATTATTTGCGGTCGGTTCGTCGCTTGAGCGGCAGAAAAAATTCACTTTTACCGCCGATGAACTCTTTCACCGGCTGGTGGATTACAACCATTACCTCACCAACGGCCCGCTGACGCGAACGGTGGTGGACAAATCTGCCTCTACCGTCGACTGGCTGATGAAATACGGCGTGGAGCTCTATCTGTCCGATCAAAATACGCAGCAGGCGCATAACGCCGACCCGATCAAATGGCGCATTTACCATCACTACAAAGACAGCGCGGCCGCCTTCGCCAATATGTATAAACACCTGGAGGAGATGGGCGGACAACTGATGACACGCACCACCGGCAAGGCACTTCTTAAGGATGAAAAAGGCAACGTTGTGGGGCTGATCGCCGAAAAAGCTGACGGCGGCACCCTGACCGTCCATGCAAAAGCAGTGATTGTTGCCACTGGCGGCTACGGCGCGAATATGAAAATGCTCACCAGTAACATGCTGACCACCAATATCTCTTCGCTGGCGTGGGCGAACCAAGGGGAAGGCGTGAAGATGGCCTGGGACGCAGGCGCGGCAAAATGGGAAACCCAGTCGGCATTGTTGCATGCGACCAAACTGGTGGGGGTGGATCCGACCCAGGCGACCGGTTTCAACGACAGTCTGCTGATTCGCATATTGAAAACGCCGCTGTTGTGGCTGGATCGCTCCGGGGAGCGTTTTGTCGACGAGTCGCTGGTCTATGACACGGCCTTATGGGCGAATGCGGCCTATTCCGTGGGCGGCAACTATTTGATTGTGGTCGATACACCAACCCTACAGGCATTCAGCAAAGGCAAGCTGCCGTTTGAGATCTCTGGCGCGGGCGCGCCCAACCCCGTCGGTACGGGCGATTTCGTGGCGTTAGCGGAGCAAGGGGTGAAAAACGGCACCATCTATAAAGGCGCAACCCTTGATGAGTTAGCCGCCAGCAGCGGTATGCAGGCCGAACGTCTGAAAGCCTCCGTTGCGCATTACAACGCTGCGGTGAAAGCCAAAAAAGACCGTGAATTTGGCAAAAAACCGGCGTTCCTCGCTTTCGGAGTAGCTAATGGTCCCTATTACGCTCTGTCATCGGAAGTGGTCAGCCTCAGTTCCACCGGGGGCGTACGCGTTAATGAGCGGCTGGAAGCCACCGACCAGAATATGCAGGCTATTCCGGGGTTGTATGTCGTGGGCAACAACGCAGGCGGTTTTTTTGGCTCCCCGGCTTATCCCCCTTATCAGGGGCTGGCACTGGGCTTCGCCTATAACTCGGGACGCATTGCAGGTGAGCATGCCGCGCAGTTTATCAAACAACCCTGA
- a CDS encoding riboflavin synthase subunit alpha codes for MFTGIVQGTAKVVSIEDKPNFRTHVVELPETMLDGIETGASIANNGCCLTVTAINGSHISFDLMKETLRITNLGELGVGDIVNVERAAKFSDEIGGHLMSGHIMTTAEIVKILTSENNRQIWFKVQDPALMKYILYKGFIGIDGISLTVGEVTSTRFCVHLIPETLQRTTLGAKKLGHRVNIEIDPQTQAVVDTVERVLAAKEAAVVINSEE; via the coding sequence ATGTTTACGGGCATTGTGCAGGGCACGGCAAAAGTGGTGTCAATTGAAGATAAACCCAATTTCCGCACCCACGTTGTTGAGCTGCCAGAAACGATGCTGGACGGCATCGAAACAGGAGCGTCCATTGCCAACAACGGTTGCTGCCTGACAGTAACGGCAATTAACGGTAGCCATATTAGTTTCGATTTAATGAAAGAGACGCTGCGTATTACCAACCTCGGCGAACTGGGCGTGGGCGATATCGTTAACGTAGAACGTGCGGCAAAATTCAGCGATGAGATCGGCGGGCATTTAATGTCCGGCCATATTATGACCACCGCTGAAATTGTGAAAATCCTCACCTCGGAAAATAACCGCCAGATTTGGTTCAAGGTGCAGGATCCGGCGCTGATGAAATACATCCTGTATAAAGGCTTTATCGGCATTGACGGTATTAGCCTGACGGTCGGTGAAGTGACCAGCACCCGTTTCTGCGTGCATTTGATTCCGGAAACCTTGCAGCGCACCACGCTCGGGGCGAAGAAACTGGGCCATCGCGTCAATATTGAAATCGACCCGCAAACTCAGGCGGTGGTGGACACCGTTGAGCGCGTGCTGGCGGCGAAAGAAGCCGCCGTGGTCATCAACAGCGAAGAGTAA
- a CDS encoding sigma-54 dependent transcriptional regulator, with protein MYVDAFFQRLNRHFDYPLRPLSSFARAPLITSAPLPPVQQPVSLIGASEAMAQLKRLIIKVAPSDASVLITGESGTGKDVVATTLQQLSPRRDKPFVKINCAAIPANLLESELFGYEKGAFTGALARGKPGVFEQADGGTLFLDEIGEMDWEAQSKLLRVLQDKVVQRVGGMGALQLDVRIIAATNADLQQQIRKGKFRKDLYYRLNLIPLQTPPLRHRRDDIPLLLDYYSRQFDKQYRRIIRFDDAGVARLMAWDWPGNVRELRNFLEYMYVCQEDNYVDVASINRWLAQNNVDNLPEAQPPATLPGDDVLLSWCHAQLRAGATLKTMLAQVERDVLRLAQAQHKTTYAIADRLGVAQPTIVRKLQAHGIGANRATI; from the coding sequence ATGTATGTGGACGCTTTCTTCCAGCGCCTGAACCGACATTTTGACTATCCGCTACGGCCTCTCTCCTCGTTCGCCAGAGCGCCGCTTATCACCAGTGCGCCACTTCCGCCTGTGCAGCAGCCGGTTTCGCTCATTGGTGCCAGCGAGGCGATGGCGCAGTTGAAACGTCTGATTATCAAGGTGGCACCCAGCGATGCCTCGGTGTTAATCACCGGCGAGTCTGGCACTGGTAAAGATGTGGTGGCGACAACGCTGCAACAATTAAGCCCGCGCCGCGATAAGCCGTTTGTGAAAATCAATTGCGCCGCCATTCCCGCGAATCTGCTGGAAAGCGAATTGTTTGGTTATGAAAAAGGGGCCTTTACCGGTGCGCTGGCACGCGGCAAGCCGGGCGTGTTTGAACAGGCCGACGGCGGCACGTTGTTTCTTGATGAGATAGGGGAGATGGACTGGGAAGCGCAATCAAAATTGTTGCGTGTGTTGCAGGATAAAGTGGTGCAGCGTGTGGGGGGAATGGGGGCATTGCAATTAGATGTGCGTATCATTGCCGCCACGAACGCGGATCTGCAACAACAGATCCGCAAAGGTAAATTCCGCAAAGATTTGTACTATCGTCTCAACCTTATTCCTCTGCAAACCCCACCGTTGCGCCATCGCCGCGACGATATCCCGTTATTACTCGATTACTATTCGCGCCAGTTCGACAAACAGTACCGCCGCATTATCCGCTTTGACGATGCGGGCGTCGCCCGACTAATGGCCTGGGACTGGCCGGGGAACGTGCGCGAACTGCGTAACTTTCTGGAATATATGTATGTTTGCCAGGAGGATAATTATGTCGATGTCGCCAGCATCAATCGCTGGCTGGCGCAAAATAACGTCGACAATCTGCCCGAGGCGCAACCGCCTGCAACGTTGCCGGGTGACGATGTGTTACTCAGCTGGTGCCATGCACAACTGCGGGCGGGCGCAACGCTGAAAACAATGCTGGCGCAGGTTGAGCGGGATGTCTTGCGACTGGCTCAGGCGCAGCACAAAACCACATATGCGATTGCAGACCGGCTCGGCGTGGCGCAACCGACGATCGTCAGGAAATTACAGGCACACGGGATTGGCGCAAATCGCGCAACGATTTAA
- the nrfD gene encoding NrfD/PsrC family molybdoenzyme membrane anchor subunit — MHPFQFDTLVWDWPIALYLFVLGIASGLVLVTLGLQRHLPGEQRRWFAWRAAVGAPLMVIAGLTVLVFHLTHPLSFWYVMVFYNPHSVMSLGVMLFQLYFLALALWWLRLGYLSLNERARRYAPSKVGTLLCLLGRVGQGVARHPRWHNGLLGLLAVLLGVYTGFLLSTLKGYPLLNNGVLPLLFLNSGLVSALAVLSLCPSLHRAAPEAVGLLHRWEISCVLLEILLLIAFFFSLYMGGGAQTQAALSALSGFWGAVFWFGVVGLGIVLPLLMTLRPVHSRGASVTLACVALISVLLFRFFILYAGQMVVA, encoded by the coding sequence ATGCATCCTTTTCAATTCGACACGCTGGTCTGGGACTGGCCAATAGCGCTCTATCTTTTTGTACTCGGTATCGCCTCGGGTCTGGTACTGGTGACGCTCGGCCTGCAACGGCACTTACCCGGCGAGCAACGCCGCTGGTTCGCCTGGCGAGCGGCGGTGGGTGCGCCATTAATGGTGATTGCTGGCCTGACGGTGCTGGTTTTTCACCTTACGCACCCGCTCTCGTTCTGGTACGTGATGGTGTTTTATAACCCGCACTCAGTGATGTCGCTCGGCGTGATGCTGTTCCAGCTCTATTTCCTGGCGCTGGCGCTTTGGTGGTTGCGGCTCGGTTATTTGTCGCTGAATGAACGCGCCCGGCGTTATGCGCCCTCGAAAGTGGGCACGTTGTTATGTCTGCTGGGGCGGGTAGGGCAAGGGGTGGCGCGTCATCCGCGCTGGCATAATGGCCTGCTGGGGTTACTTGCCGTCTTACTGGGAGTGTATACCGGCTTCTTGCTCTCCACGCTGAAGGGATATCCTCTGCTTAACAACGGCGTGTTGCCGCTGCTGTTTCTTAATTCCGGGCTGGTTTCTGCGTTGGCGGTATTGTCGCTGTGTCCGTCGTTGCACCGCGCGGCACCTGAGGCGGTGGGGCTGTTGCACCGCTGGGAAATCAGCTGTGTATTGCTGGAAATTCTGCTGCTGATCGCCTTCTTCTTCAGCCTCTATATGGGGGGCGGTGCGCAGACGCAGGCGGCACTTAGCGCATTAAGCGGTTTCTGGGGGGCTGTTTTCTGGTTCGGTGTGGTGGGGCTGGGGATTGTGCTGCCGTTGTTGATGACGCTGCGACCTGTACATTCGCGGGGAGCCAGCGTGACTCTGGCCTGTGTTGCTTTGATAAGCGTACTGTTGTTCCGCTTTTTTATTCTTTACGCCGGACAAATGGTGGTGGCGTAA
- the cfa gene encoding cyclopropane fatty acyl phospholipid synthase, translating to MSSSCIEEVSVRDDNWFRIANELLSRAGIRVNGPAASDIQVKNPDFFKRVLQEGSLGLGESYMDGWWECDRLDIFFTNVIRAGLEKQLPHHFKDTLRIAGARLFNLQSKKRAWIVGKEHYDLGNDLFTRMLDPQMQYSCAYWKEAETLEDAQRAKLRLICEKLQLEPGMRVLDIGCGWGGLAQFMAQNYGVSVVGVTISAEQQKLAQQRCEGLDVDILLQDYRDLDDQFDRIVSVGMFEHVGPKNYPTYFSVVDKNLKPDGLFLLHTIGSKRTDHNVDPWIDRYIFPNGCLPSVRHIATASEPHFIMEDWHNFGADYDRTLMAWYERFLASWPEIADNYSERFKRMFSYYLNACAGAFRARDIQLWQVVFSRGVENGLRVAR from the coding sequence ATGAGTTCATCGTGTATAGAAGAAGTTAGCGTACGGGATGATAATTGGTTCCGTATAGCAAACGAGCTGCTGAGCCGCGCAGGTATCCGTGTCAACGGTCCCGCTGCTTCAGATATTCAGGTGAAAAATCCTGATTTTTTCAAACGTGTTTTGCAGGAAGGTTCGCTTGGACTCGGCGAAAGTTATATGGACGGCTGGTGGGAATGCGACCGTCTGGACATATTTTTCACCAACGTTATCCGTGCCGGTCTGGAAAAACAGCTCCCGCATCATTTCAAAGACACACTCCGCATTGCCGGAGCAAGATTATTTAATCTGCAAAGTAAAAAACGGGCGTGGATTGTCGGTAAAGAGCATTACGACCTTGGTAATGATCTGTTTACCCGCATGCTGGATCCGCAGATGCAATACTCTTGCGCCTACTGGAAAGAGGCCGAAACGCTGGAAGATGCGCAACGGGCTAAACTGCGGCTTATCTGTGAAAAACTGCAATTAGAACCCGGCATGCGCGTGCTGGATATCGGCTGCGGCTGGGGCGGTCTGGCACAATTTATGGCGCAGAATTATGGCGTCAGCGTGGTGGGCGTCACGATTTCTGCGGAGCAGCAAAAACTGGCGCAACAGCGTTGCGAAGGGCTGGATGTTGACATCCTGTTGCAGGATTATCGCGACCTTGACGATCAGTTTGACCGCATCGTCTCCGTGGGCATGTTTGAACATGTCGGGCCGAAAAACTACCCCACCTATTTCAGTGTAGTAGACAAAAACCTGAAACCGGACGGCCTCTTTTTGCTGCATACCATCGGTTCAAAACGCACTGACCATAATGTTGACCCGTGGATCGATCGTTATATCTTCCCTAACGGCTGCTTACCGTCGGTGCGCCATATTGCCACCGCCAGTGAACCGCATTTTATTATGGAAGACTGGCACAATTTCGGTGCCGATTATGACCGCACACTGATGGCGTGGTACGAGCGTTTTCTCGCAAGCTGGCCGGAAATTGCCGATAACTACTCCGAACGTTTTAAACGGATGTTCAGTTATTACCTGAACGCCTGCGCGGGCGCATTCCGCGCGCGGGATATTCAACTCTGGCAGGTGGTGTTCAGCCGCGGCGTTGAAAATGGGCTGCGTGTGGCACGTTAG
- a CDS encoding carbohydrate porin codes for MKITPRNIWTRMLFSGALLGGLINNSAWATDADASALPLSDAGTWLKDHGVTPHIMASQFWLGNPSAGTSTNEQQSYTMLFAGADFDLEKMGAIPGGSIHFMQLWVPFSSNLEYGNNAGGLLAGDPPPYIPKVAHLLRFTYQQTLLDDRLSLEVGKSNPGQFMGFTNCNVAESCVNTVLNKTAVFGPAPYAGWGALASWHFTPQLESNVGAWRTYHAFPFTNGWERWDDDYDSGSTLWVANLARRVSWQQEAYPFNWEVLGFYNDLDYDDVYYTVNGTSKVTDSSAAVRSHHGVSGFYLTAKKAVWRRDGGAESSNPFPSAISLHGSVTQTLQSDAYTGISTLADMGVIWQGPWQSRPMDSYGLAFRWGRFTASEQRYLQDMFTAQGGNGWQVPRNEYQLSIDASFALTPELNVKLSGARTWNNTNWQYAYSSVKPENGYTFWLQATVFLDKLLGL; via the coding sequence ATGAAAATTACACCTCGCAATATCTGGACAAGAATGCTCTTTTCCGGCGCACTGCTCGGCGGCCTGATAAATAACAGCGCATGGGCTACCGACGCAGATGCCAGCGCCCTACCGCTGTCGGACGCCGGAACATGGCTAAAAGATCATGGCGTGACGCCGCATATTATGGCGTCACAATTCTGGCTGGGTAATCCCAGCGCCGGTACCAGTACCAATGAGCAACAAAGTTACACCATGCTGTTCGCCGGTGCAGATTTCGATCTGGAGAAAATGGGCGCGATCCCCGGCGGCAGCATCCATTTTATGCAGTTGTGGGTGCCGTTTAGCAGCAACCTCGAATACGGCAACAATGCGGGCGGCCTGCTGGCTGGCGATCCTCCACCCTATATTCCCAAAGTCGCGCATTTACTGCGCTTCACATATCAGCAGACGTTACTCGACGACCGCTTATCGCTGGAGGTAGGCAAAAGTAACCCCGGCCAGTTTATGGGGTTCACCAACTGCAACGTGGCGGAAAGTTGCGTGAATACGGTGCTGAATAAGACGGCGGTATTCGGCCCGGCACCTTATGCAGGCTGGGGTGCGCTGGCAAGCTGGCATTTTACGCCGCAACTGGAAAGCAATGTTGGGGCGTGGCGCACCTACCATGCATTTCCGTTTACTAACGGCTGGGAGCGCTGGGACGATGATTACGACAGCGGCAGCACGCTGTGGGTAGCCAATCTGGCACGTCGCGTCTCCTGGCAACAGGAGGCGTATCCGTTCAACTGGGAAGTACTGGGGTTCTACAACGATCTCGACTATGACGATGTCTATTACACCGTCAACGGCACCTCCAAAGTGACGGACAGCAGTGCGGCGGTACGCAGCCATCATGGTGTCTCCGGCTTTTATCTGACGGCAAAAAAAGCGGTATGGCGGCGTGATGGCGGCGCAGAGAGTAGCAACCCCTTCCCCAGCGCTATCAGTCTGCACGGCAGCGTAACACAAACGTTGCAATCGGATGCCTATACCGGCATCTCCACCCTCGCCGATATGGGGGTTATCTGGCAGGGGCCGTGGCAAAGCCGCCCGATGGACAGTTATGGCCTCGCTTTCCGCTGGGGACGATTCACCGCAAGTGAACAACGTTACTTGCAGGATATGTTCACGGCTCAGGGTGGTAATGGCTGGCAGGTTCCCCGCAACGAGTACCAATTGAGCATTGATGCTTCTTTTGCGCTCACACCGGAGTTAAACGTAAAACTGAGCGGTGCCCGCACCTGGAACAATACCAACTGGCAGTATGCCTATAGCAGCGTTAAACCGGAAAATGGCTATACGTTCTGGTTACAAGCGACTGTTTTTCTGGATAAATTACTGGGCCTGTAA
- the mdtK gene encoding MdtK family multidrug efflux MATE transporter, with protein sequence MHKYVTEARQLLALALPVIFAQVAQTSMGFVDTVMAGGYSATDMAAVAIGTSIWFPAILFGHGLLLAMTPVIAQLNGSGRRERIAHQVSQGFWLAGVVSVLIMIVLWNAGHIIRAMHNIDPLMADKAVHFLRALMWGAPGYLFFQVLRNQCEGLARTKPGMVMGFLGLLVNIPVNYAFIYGHFGMPELGGVGCGVATAAVYWVMFICLRAYIKRAPAMRDIRRDTRFSKPDREVLKRLIQLGLPIALALFFEVTLFAVVALLVSPLGIVDVAGHQIALNFSSLMFVLPMSLAAAVTIRVGFRLGQGSTLDAKTSARTGLIVGICMAAITAVFTVLMRERIALLYNDNPEVVTLASHLMLLAAIYQISDSIQVIGSGVLRGYKDTRSIFYITFIAYWVLGLPTGYILALTDLVVDRMGPAGFWMGFIIGLTSAAMMIMLRMRYLQRQPSSWILQRAAR encoded by the coding sequence GTGCACAAGTATGTTACTGAAGCGCGGCAATTACTGGCACTGGCGTTGCCGGTTATTTTCGCGCAGGTTGCCCAGACGTCGATGGGTTTCGTTGATACGGTAATGGCCGGTGGCTACAGCGCCACGGATATGGCGGCCGTTGCCATTGGTACCTCTATCTGGTTTCCCGCGATCTTATTTGGTCACGGTCTGCTGCTGGCGATGACGCCGGTGATTGCGCAATTAAACGGTTCCGGGCGACGCGAGCGTATTGCGCATCAGGTCAGCCAGGGATTCTGGCTGGCGGGCGTGGTTTCCGTGCTGATTATGATCGTGCTGTGGAATGCCGGTCATATTATTCGCGCCATGCATAATATCGATCCGCTAATGGCCGACAAAGCGGTGCATTTTTTACGTGCGCTGATGTGGGGCGCACCGGGTTATCTCTTTTTCCAGGTGTTGCGCAACCAGTGCGAAGGCCTTGCCCGTACCAAGCCGGGCATGGTGATGGGCTTTCTCGGGCTGCTGGTGAATATTCCGGTCAACTATGCCTTTATTTATGGTCATTTCGGCATGCCGGAACTGGGCGGCGTGGGCTGCGGCGTAGCCACCGCGGCAGTCTATTGGGTGATGTTTATCTGCCTGCGCGCATATATTAAACGCGCCCCTGCGATGCGCGATATCCGCCGCGATACGCGTTTCTCCAAACCGGACAGGGAGGTGTTAAAACGCCTGATCCAACTCGGTTTGCCGATTGCGCTGGCGCTGTTTTTTGAAGTCACGCTGTTTGCTGTGGTGGCGTTACTCGTCTCGCCACTGGGGATTGTGGATGTGGCAGGCCACCAGATTGCCCTGAACTTTAGTTCGCTGATGTTTGTGTTGCCGATGTCGCTGGCGGCGGCGGTCACTATTCGTGTCGGCTTTCGTCTCGGACAGGGCTCAACGCTGGATGCGAAAACATCGGCACGTACCGGGTTAATCGTCGGAATTTGCATGGCGGCGATAACCGCCGTTTTTACCGTGCTAATGCGTGAAAGAATCGCCCTGCTCTATAACGACAACCCGGAAGTGGTGACGCTGGCCTCGCACCTGATGTTACTGGCGGCGATTTATCAAATTTCTGACTCCATCCAGGTGATTGGCAGCGGCGTGTTGCGTGGCTATAAAGATACGCGTTCGATTTTCTATATTACATTTATCGCCTATTGGGTGCTGGGGCTGCCGACGGGCTACATTCTGGCGCTGACAGATTTGGTGGTCGATCGCATGGGACCGGCGGGTTTCTGGATGGGCTTTATTATTGGCCTGACTTCGGCGGCCATGATGATAATGCTGCGCATGCGTTACCTGCAACGCCAGCCTTCAAGCTGGATTTTGCAGCGCGCCGCGCGCTAA